A section of the Aricia agestis chromosome 4, ilAriAges1.1, whole genome shotgun sequence genome encodes:
- the LOC121725869 gene encoding neurobeachin-like, translating into MADLKSPPFSDIKRPEEVVRMTTNDSLKFAVLIGLIEVGQVTNREVVNTVLHLVAETGPSQAPIAFQRCPNPPREGTVVRISRRLRKILQNR; encoded by the exons ATGGCGGACCTTAAATCACCGCCTTTTAGTGACATTAAAAGACCTGAAGAAGTAGTTAGAATGACTACTAACGACAGTCTGAAATTCGCAGTTCTTATCGGACTGATTGAAGTCGGACAGGTAACCAACCGGGAGGTGGTGAACACCGTTTTACATCTG GTGGCAGAGACTGGCCCTTCACAAGCTCCTATTGCCTTCCAGCGGTGTCCTAACCCCCCAAGAGAAGGAACTGTCGTCAGGATAAGCAGGCGCCTTAGGAAAATTTTGCAAAACCGGTAG
- the LOC121725866 gene encoding septin-2: MAAIDTEPAKIEAAMRTLKLSGHVGFDSLPEQLVNKSVQNGFVFNILCIGETGLGKSTLMDSLFNTNFESVPSPHNLPTVKLKAHTYELQESNVRLKLTICDTIGYGDQVNKEDSFKAVVDYIDAQFEAFLQEELKIKRALPQYHDSRLHVCLYFICPTGHGLKSIDLVCMKKLDTKVNIIPIIAKADTISKTELQKFKSKIMQELQANGVEIYQFPVDDESVSEVNAGMNSHIPFAVVGSTDFVKIGNKTVRARQYPWGTVQVENETHCDFVKLREMLIRTNMEDMREKTHARHYELYRRRRLQQMGFSDVDADNKPVSFQQTFEQKRSAHVAELEHKENEMRQMFVQRVKEKEAELKEAEKELHAKFDKLKKDHTEEKKRLEELRKKIEDDTIEFNRRKQQAQSHHTLTLGKSKKK, encoded by the exons ATGGCGGCGATTGATACCGAACCCGCTAAA atTGAAGCAGCAATGCGCACCCTAAAACTGTCTGGTCATGTCGGCTTCGACAGCCTTCCAGAGCAGTTGGTGAATAAAAGTGTACAGAATGGATTTGTTTTCAACATACTGTGCATTG gtgAAACTGGTCTTGGGAAATCTACTCTTATGGACTCATTATTCAACACCAACTTTGAGTCGGTACCAAGTCCTCATAACCTGCCGACAGTCAAGCTAAAGGCTCACACTTATGAGCTCCAAGAGAGTAACGTCAGGTTAAAG CTGACGATATGCGACACCATCGGTTATGGGGATCAAGTGAACAAGGAAGACAGTTTCAAGGCAGTGGTGGACTACATTGATGCCCAGTTTGAGGCTTTCCTGCAGGAGGAGCTCAAGATCAAAAGAGCATTGCCGCAGTATCATGATAGCCGCCTCCACGTGTGCCTCTACTTCATCTGTCCTACTG gacATGGACTGAAATCAATTGATTTGGTGTGCATGAAGAAATTGGACACCAAAGTGAACATCATCCCTATCATTGCCAAGGCTGACACCATCTCCAAAACTGAACTTCAGAAGTTTAAA TCGAAAATAATGCAAGAGCTGCAGGCGAACGGCGTGGAGATATACCAGTTCCCGGTGGACGACGAGTCCGTGTCGGAGGTGAACGCCGGCATGAACAGCCACATCCCCTTCGCGGTCGTCGGCAGCACAGACTTCGTCAAGATCGGCAACAAGACCGTGCGCGCTAGGCAGTACCCGTGGGGGACTGTGCAAG TGGAGAACGAGACACACTGCGACTTCGTGAAGCTGCGCGAGATGTTGATCCGCACGAACATGGAGGACATGCGCGAGAAGACGCACGCGCGGCACTACGAGCTctaccgccgccgccgcctgcAGCAGATGGGATTCAGCGACGTCGACGCTGACAATAAGCCG GTGTCGTTCCAGCAGACGTTCGAGCAGAAGCGCAGCGCGCACGTGGCGGAGCTGGAGCACAAGGAGAACGAGATGCGGCAGATGTTCGTGCAGCGGGTCAAGGAGAAGGAGGCCGAACTCAAGGAGGCTGAGAAGGAG CTTCACGCTAAGTTTGATAAACTGAAGAAGGATCACACAGAGGAGAAGAAACGTCTCGAGGAACTGCGTAAGAAGATCGAGGACGACACGATCGAGTTCAACCGGCGCAAGCAGCAGGCGCAGTCGCACCACACACTCACTCTCGGCAAGAGCAAGAAGAAGTAG